A genomic window from Prunus persica cultivar Lovell chromosome G2, Prunus_persica_NCBIv2, whole genome shotgun sequence includes:
- the LOC18784699 gene encoding transcription factor bHLH67, which translates to MERLQGPIDPCFFGEHLDFQCLEQGLSTTESLRFEEEEEAAHLSIPSLEDKMPFLQMLQTVNSPPPYFPLKEPSFQALLRLHHLKNPWELGKAYMPEMETQLQTALEIESCVTHDMVELHSPVKSEAKDLHNHPHSVSAGNLEAVSSECIQDQEQPNSAEINCCRKGNNSSGSPPPTWAQAQNEPEQTQYPKSPPVTRERRKRKRTRPTKNKEEVESQRMTHIAVERNRRRQMNDHLNVLRSLMPTSYIQRGDQASIVGGAIDFVKELEQLLQSLEAQKRMRRADQGSNGDNSFSSSSSSSSASMAMPSNGMFMSLSQCRIGSHEEGTTTTHLEDEVTAQNKSEAADIDVTVIQTHVNLKIQCQRRAGQLMKAILALEDLRLTVLHLNITSSQDTVLYSFNLKIEEGCKLGSADEIARAVHQIFSFIDGCS; encoded by the exons ATGGAGAGGCTTCAAGGACCCATTGATCCCTGT TTTTTTGGTGAGCATTTGGATTTTCAGTGCTTAGAACAAGGATTGAGCACCACAGAAAGCTTGAgatttgaggaagaagaagaagcagcacaTCTCTCAATACCAAGCTTGGAAGACAAAATGCCATTCCTTCAGATGTTACAAACTGTAAACTCCCCCCCACCTTACTTTCCCTTGAAAGAGCCAAGCTTTCAGGCACTCTTGAGACTACATCACCTAAAGAATCCATGGGAGTTAGGCAAAGCCTACATGCCTGAAATGGAGACCCAACTTCAGACAGCACTAGAGATTGAGAGCTGTGTGACCCATGACATGGTTGAGTTGCATTCACCTGTTAAATCAGAAGCCAAGGACCTTCATAATCACCCACATTCAGTTTCTGCTGGTAATCTGGAGGCTGTTAGTTCAGAGTGCATCCAAGACCAGGAACAGCCCAACTCAGCTGAAATTAACTGTTGTAGGAAAGGCAATAACTCATCAGGATCTCCTCCACCTACCTGGGCTCAAGCACAAAATGAACCTGAGCAGACCCAGTACCCCAAATCCCCTCCAGTCaccagagaaagaagaaagcgcaagagaacaaggccaaccaagaacaaagaagaagTAGAGAGCCAGCGCATGACTCACATTGCTGTTGAACGCAACCGCAGGCGCCAAATGAATGACCATCTCAATGTTCTCAGGTCCCTCATGCCCACATCCTACATTCAAAGG ggtGACCAAGCATCTATTGTGGGGGGTGCAATAGACTTTGTGAAGGAATTGGAGCAGCTGCTTCAATCCCTTGAAGCCCAAAAGAGAATGAGAAGAGCTGATCAAGGGAGCAATGGTGACAACTCTTTtagctcatcatcatcatcctcctcTGCCAGTATGGCAATGCCATCCAATGGAATGTTCATGTCTCTGTCCCAATGCAGAATTGGGTCTCATGAGGAaggcaccaccaccacccaccTTGAGGATGAAGTCACAGCACAGAACAAGTCTGAGGCTGCAGACATAGATGTCACAGTGATCCAAACCCATGTGAACTTAAAAATCCAGTGCCAAAGAAGAGCTGGCCAGTTGATGAAAGCCATTCTTGCATTGGAAGATCTTAGGCTCACAGTTTTGCACCTCAACATTACTTCTTCACAAGATACTGTTCTTTACTCTTTCAATCTCAAG ATAGAGGAAGGATGCAAGTTAGGATCTGCAGATGAGATTGCTAGAGCTGTACATCAAATATTCAGCTTCATCGACGGCTGCAGCTGA